In Sphaeramia orbicularis chromosome 15, fSphaOr1.1, whole genome shotgun sequence, a single genomic region encodes these proteins:
- the opn3 gene encoding opsin-3 — protein sequence MNPANETRAERSTEHYLFALGTYKLLAFTIGTIGVFGFCNNAVVILLYCKFKRLRTPTNLLLVNISISDLLVSVIGINFTFASCVKGGWIWSQATCIWDGFSNSLFGIVSIMTLSALAYERYIRVVHAQVVDFPWAWRAIAHIWLYSLAWTGAPLLGWNRYTLEIHQLGCSIDWASKDPNDASFILLFLLACFFVPVGIMIYCYGNILYTVQMLRSIQDLQTVQIIKILRYEKKVAVMFLLMITCFLACWTPYAVVSMLEAFGRKSMVSPTVAIIPSFFAKSSTAYNPLIYVFMSRKFRRCLLQLLCSRLSWLHRGLKERPLTPVERPIRPIFVSSGGGSSSCKDRPKKRVTFSNSSIVFIITSDNIQQLDVSSKTSEDRQINVIQVRPL from the exons ATGAATCCTGCCAACGAAACCAGAGCAGAGAGAAGTACAGAACATTATCTTTTCGCACTTGGCACCTACAAACTTCTCGCCTTTACTATCGGAACCATTGGAGTGTTCGGTTTCTGCAATAACGCCGTGGTCATCCTGCTTTACTGTAAATTCAAAAGGCTGCGGACGCCCACCAATTTACTGCTGGTCAACATTAGTATAAGTGACCTGCTGGTTTCTGTCATAGGGATCAACTTTACCTTTGCTTCGTGCGTCAAAGGCGGATGGATTTGGAGTCAGGCAACATGCATCTGGGACGGCTTCAGCAACAGCTTATTTG GCATCGTCTCCATTATGACGCTGTCCGCCTTGGCCTATGAGCGCTACATCCGGGTGGTCCACGCCCAGGTGGTGGACTTCCCCTGGGCGTGGCGGGCCATCGCCCACATCTGGCTGTACTCTCTGGCCTGGACGGGGGCTCCTCTGCTGGGCTGGAACCGGTACACGTTGGAGATCCACCAGCTGGGCTGCTCCATAGACTGGGCATCCAAAGACCCCAATGACGcctccttcatcctcctcttcctccttgcgTGTTTCTTTGTACCTGTGGGCATCATGATCTACTGCTATGGGAACATCCTCTACACAGTGCAAATG CTCCGTTCCATCCAGGACCTCCAGACAGTTCAGATCATTAAGATCCTGCGCTACGAGAAGAAGGTGGCCGTCATGTTCCTGCTGATGATCACCTGCTTCCTGGCGTGCTGGACACCGTACGCCGTGGTGTCCATGTTGGAGGCGTTCGGCCGGAAGAGTATGGTGTCTCCAACGGTGGCCATCATCCCTTCGTTCTTCGCCAAGTCCAGCACCGCCTACAACCCCCTCATCTACGTGTTCATGAGCAGAAAG TTCCGTCGCTGTCTGCTGCAGCTGCTTTGTTCGCGTCTGTCGTGGCTGCATCGCGGCCTCAAAGAGCGCCCCCTAACACCCGTCGAGCGCCCCATCCGCCCCATCTTCGTGTCCAGCGGCggtggcagcagcagctgcaagGATAGACCCAAGAAGAGGGTGACGTTCAGCAACTCCtccatcgtcttcatcatcaccaGCGACAACATCCAGCAGTTGGATGTGTCGTCCAAGACCAGTGAAGATCGGCAAATCAACGTCATTCAAGTGAGGCCGTTGTGA